In Flavobacterium sp. 83, the genomic window CACGATAATCACAACTGTATTGTATACTGTCAATCAAAGATTGTGGATGCTCAGCTCTTACGCCCAAGGCAAAAGATTTGGCTTCGATAAAAATTTTCTTTCTGTCCAATAATTCAAAAATATCACGGGCAGAATGACCAGTAGCCAAAATAAGTTTGTTAGCAAGAATCGTATCTCCATTTTGAGTAACAACACCTTGTACTTCATTGTTTTTTATTAAAATATCGGTCAATCGGGTTTCAAACAAAACTTGACCACCGCACTCGATGATTTTCTCCCGAATATCCTGAATAATTTGAGGTAGTTTATTAGTTCCAATATGAGGATGCGCTTCAATCAAAATATCTTCCGAAGCTCCAAAAGCCACGAATAATTCCAAAATTCTCGTAACATCGCCGCGCTTTTTTGAACGCGTATATAATTTCCCATCTGAATAGGTTCCTGCACCGCCTTCGCCAAAACAATAATTAGAATCTTCATTAACCAGATGATCTACGTTAATGGCTTTCAAATCTCTTCGTCTGCCACGCACCTCTTTTCCGCGCTCAACAACTATAGGTTTCAAACCCAATTCTATCAGTTGCAATGCAGCAAAAAGCCCAGCTGGTCCAGCACCAATAACAAGTACTTCCTGAGCTGAGGAAACATTTTTATAATCAGGAAGTTGGATTTTATGTTCCTGAAATGGTTCTCCTTTTAAATAAATAACCACTTTCAAGTTAATTTTTATCGCTTTTTGACGTGCGTCAATCGATCGCTTTAAAATAGAAATATGCTGAATTTCGTTTACAGAAACTTTAATTTGTTTCGACAAATAGTTTTTCAACAATAATTCGTTTGCAGCAATTTCCGGTGATACTTGTAATAATAGTTCTTGAGGCATTTTATCTTATTTAAGCATTGTTTTACTGATTCGTTTATTCGAAAAATAAAAACAAAGTACAAAAATAGTATTTTGAAGTGGAATTAGTGATTCAATAAAGAATCCATTTTCAATTTTTCAAATTAGCTCATTTTCAAATTAGACTTTGTAACTTTGTCCATTCGAGTATTTAAAACTTTGAAACCGATAAAAATGTCTAGAAAAATAAAACTAATTTGGGATTTCCGTGGGCCTGCAGCCGCAAAAACAGCGGAACATCACGAAATTCATTTGAAAGAATACATCGCTATTGAAAAATTACCATTAAACATAACTGGTTTTGAAATTCAAGGCGAAATGCAAGCCATTGCATTTATGGTAGTAACCGATGAGAATATGATTCAGGTAAGAGATGCCTTGAAACCACATCGAGGAGAGTTATTTATAGTCTAAAGTCAAAAGTTTGAAAGTCAAAAGCCTCATGCTTAACAACTTTCAAACTTTCGATTTTTATGATTAATTTGCTACTTCACTGATAAACTTAATTCGCATCAGTCGCAATTCATCAATATCATAATCGCCTTCAAATTCTTTGAGCGCTTCTTCTATATTATCTGATTCGGATTCCATAAAATAATCATGAATTTCTTCTTGCTGATCATCATCAAGCATGTCATCAATCCAGTATTTTATATTTAACTTGGTTCCCGAATAAACTATTTGTTCCATTTCTTTAATCAAATCATCCATCTTTAACCCTTTAGCGGAAGCAATGTCATCAAGAGATAATTTTCTATCAATGTTTTGAATGATATAAAGCTTGTTAACTGAATTGACTCCGGTAGATTTAACGACCAAATCTTCTGGACGAATAATATCGTTGTCGTCTACATAGCGACTAATTAATTCGAGAAATGCTGCACCGTATTTCTTGGCTTTCCCTTCCCCAACCCCATGAATATTAATCAATTCTTCTTGGGAAATCGGATACTTCAATGCCATATCTTCTAGTGATGGATCCTGAAAAACCACAAAGGGAGGAACACCTAATTTCTTAGATACTTTTTTACGTAAATCACGCAACATACCCATCAACAACTCATCGGCAGTTCCTGTAGATTTTGCTGCAGTAACAATTGCTTCATCTTCGGATTCATTGTATTCATGATCCTCGGACATCATAAAGGATTCTCTATTTTTAATAAAATGCAATCCTTTTTCAGTGATTTTTACGATTCCGTAGGTTTCAATGTCTTTGGACAAAAGCCCGGCAACAAGAACTTGTCGCAATAAAGCCATCCAATATTTCTCATCATGCTCTGAACCACATCCAAAAAAAGACTGCGTATCGGTTCTATGTGCTTTGATAACGGCATTGACACGGCCAATCAACGTAAAAACAACTTCTTTCGATTTATACAAATGCTTCGTATCGCGTACTACTTCCAATAGTTTCACGACTTCATCCAGGGCTTCTACTTTTGTTTTAGGATTTCTTACATTGTCATCCATATCAGCTCCATCTCCATTAACATCGTCAAATTCTTCCCCGAAATAATGAAGCAGAAACCTTCTTCTGGACATCGAAGTTTCGGCATAAGCTACCACTTCCTGCAATAGAGCGAACCCAATTTCCTGCTCAGCAACAGGCTTGCCAGACATGAATTTTTCTAACTTCTCAACATCTTTATAGGAATAATAGGCAAGACAATGACCTTCGCCACCGTCACGCCCCGCACGACCGGTTTCCTGATAATAACTTTCTAATGATTTAGGAATATCGTGATGAATAACAAAACGAACGTCCGGCTTATCTATTCCCATACCAAAAGCAATAGTTGCCACCACTACATCAACATCCTCCATAAGAAACATATCCTGATGTTTGGCTCGGGTTTTGGCATCCAATCCTGCATGATAAGGCACAGCACTTATCCCGTTTACCTGCAAAACTTCGGCAATTGCCTCCACTTTTTTACGGCTTAAACAATAAATAATTCCTGACTTTCCTTTGTGCTGTTTGATAAAACGGATAATATCCGACTCAATATTTTTAGTTTTTGTACGTACTTCGTAATATAAATTAGGTCTGTTGAAAGATGCTTTGAAAGTGGTAGCATCCGTCATATCTAAATTTTTGAGAATATCCTCCTGAACTTTTGGCGTAGCCGTAGCGGTCAAGCCAATGATAGGCACATCCCCTAATTGTTTGATAATGTGTTTTAGATTCCGGTATTCCGGTCTAAAATCATGCCCCCATTCCGAGATACAATGCGCTTCATCGATAGCCACAAAAGAAATGGGTACTGTCTGGAGGAAAGCAACATATTCTTCTTTAGTTAATGATTCAGGAGCAACATATAACAATTTGGTTAAACCGGAAGTAATGTCCTTTTTAACCTGTGTGATTTCAGTTTTGGTCAGGGAAGAGTTTAAAACATGGGCAACACCATTTTCGGAAGACAAACTACGAATGGCATCAACCTGATTTTTCATCAAAGCGATTAAAGGCGAAACTACAATAGCAGTCCCTTCTTGAATTAGGGCAGGCAATTGATAACAAAGTGACTTCCCGCCTCCTGTTGGCATAATAACAAATGTGTTTTGCTTATTAAGTAGACTTTTAATAACTTGTTCTTGCAATCCTCTAAATTGACTGAAGCCAAAATATTTTTTTAATTCTTTGTGGATATCAATTTCGTTTGAATTCATTCTTGATTATGTGGTATTTTGTATAAATTTGCATTACATAAAGATACAAAATTCTTTTAAACATACAAATTTTAACCATTCTGTTTTGACAACAAACGAAAATATATTGGCTAGCGCCAAAAAAACTATTTTATCTGAAAGTGAAGCAATTGCCAAACTAACTGAATATCTTGATGAAAACTTCATTGAAGCTACACAAAATATCTATAACTCCAAAGGTAGATTAATAGTTACAGGCATTGGAAAAAGCGCCATTATTGCCCAAAAAATGGTAGCCACTTTTAATTCTACCGGAACACCCTCTTTATTTCTTCATGCTTCCGAAGCGATACATGGTGATTTAGGAATGGTTCAAAACGAAGATGTAATTATTTGTATTTCAAAAAGTGGTAACAGCCCTGAAATAAAAGTACTAGTACCGCTTTTAAAACGTTTTGGCAATACACTAATTGCCATTACCGGAAACATGACTTCTTTTCTCGCTAAAGGTTCCGACTTTGTTTTAAACACTACAGTCGAAGCAGAGGCATGCCCTAATAATCTGGCTCCTACTAATAGTACAACTGCGCAATTAGTCATGGGCGATGCTATTGCGGTATGCCTTATGGAAATGCGCGATTTCAAACCAGAAGATTTTGCTGTATACCATCCAGGAGGAGCTTTAGGTAAAAAATTATTATTACGCGTAAAAGACATGTTAGAGCATACTTTGAAACCAATGGTTACTCCTGACACACCGATAAAGAAAGTAATTTTCGAAATTTCAGAGAAACGACTTGGCGTAACAGCCGTTGTGGATCAAGATAAAGTGATTGGAATTATTACCGATGGTGATATCCGAAGAATGCTAAATGACCGCGATTCATTTACTGATTTGACTGCCAAAGACATTATGACTAAAAACCCCAAATTAATAACATCTACAGCCATGGTTGTTGATGCATTGAATATTCTGGAAGACTTTTCCATTACACAATTAGTGGTAGTAGACAATGGTGAGTACAAAGGCGTATTACATTTACACGATATTTTAAAAGAAGGAATAGTATAATGGCAAAGAAAAACTTAAA contains:
- a CDS encoding NAD(P)/FAD-dependent oxidoreductase; this translates as MPQELLLQVSPEIAANELLLKNYLSKQIKVSVNEIQHISILKRSIDARQKAIKINLKVVIYLKGEPFQEHKIQLPDYKNVSSAQEVLVIGAGPAGLFAALQLIELGLKPIVVERGKEVRGRRRDLKAINVDHLVNEDSNYCFGEGGAGTYSDGKLYTRSKKRGDVTRILELFVAFGASEDILIEAHPHIGTNKLPQIIQDIREKIIECGGQVLFETRLTDILIKNNEVQGVVTQNGDTILANKLILATGHSARDIFELLDRKKIFIEAKSFALGVRAEHPQSLIDSIQYSCDYRGEHLPPAPYSIVKQVGGRGMYSFCMCPGGVIAPCATSPGEVVTNGWSPSKRDQVTANSGIVIELKLEDFKPFAKFGALAGMEFQKSIEQKAWHLAGETQKVPAQRMIDFTQNKVSSDIPKTSYVPGTTSVEMGQVFPGFLTQILREGFSEFGKSMRGYLTNEAVLHAPESRTSSPVRIPRDPLTYEHLQIKGLYPCGEGAGYAGGIISAAIDGEKCALMIGAILNK
- the recQ gene encoding DNA helicase RecQ, whose product is MNSNEIDIHKELKKYFGFSQFRGLQEQVIKSLLNKQNTFVIMPTGGGKSLCYQLPALIQEGTAIVVSPLIALMKNQVDAIRSLSSENGVAHVLNSSLTKTEITQVKKDITSGLTKLLYVAPESLTKEEYVAFLQTVPISFVAIDEAHCISEWGHDFRPEYRNLKHIIKQLGDVPIIGLTATATPKVQEDILKNLDMTDATTFKASFNRPNLYYEVRTKTKNIESDIIRFIKQHKGKSGIIYCLSRKKVEAIAEVLQVNGISAVPYHAGLDAKTRAKHQDMFLMEDVDVVVATIAFGMGIDKPDVRFVIHHDIPKSLESYYQETGRAGRDGGEGHCLAYYSYKDVEKLEKFMSGKPVAEQEIGFALLQEVVAYAETSMSRRRFLLHYFGEEFDDVNGDGADMDDNVRNPKTKVEALDEVVKLLEVVRDTKHLYKSKEVVFTLIGRVNAVIKAHRTDTQSFFGCGSEHDEKYWMALLRQVLVAGLLSKDIETYGIVKITEKGLHFIKNRESFMMSEDHEYNESEDEAIVTAAKSTGTADELLMGMLRDLRKKVSKKLGVPPFVVFQDPSLEDMALKYPISQEELINIHGVGEGKAKKYGAAFLELISRYVDDNDIIRPEDLVVKSTGVNSVNKLYIIQNIDRKLSLDDIASAKGLKMDDLIKEMEQIVYSGTKLNIKYWIDDMLDDDQQEEIHDYFMESESDNIEEALKEFEGDYDIDELRLMRIKFISEVAN
- a CDS encoding SIS domain-containing protein, coding for MTTNENILASAKKTILSESEAIAKLTEYLDENFIEATQNIYNSKGRLIVTGIGKSAIIAQKMVATFNSTGTPSLFLHASEAIHGDLGMVQNEDVIICISKSGNSPEIKVLVPLLKRFGNTLIAITGNMTSFLAKGSDFVLNTTVEAEACPNNLAPTNSTTAQLVMGDAIAVCLMEMRDFKPEDFAVYHPGGALGKKLLLRVKDMLEHTLKPMVTPDTPIKKVIFEISEKRLGVTAVVDQDKVIGIITDGDIRRMLNDRDSFTDLTAKDIMTKNPKLITSTAMVVDALNILEDFSITQLVVVDNGEYKGVLHLHDILKEGIV